In Halorhabdus rudnickae, the following proteins share a genomic window:
- a CDS encoding DUF790 family protein encodes MLRKDLLRVSRAGGDYQPQFVDGDHRDLAARTIGVFQGHVGEHRRTLEAALSDLERAAPDFKLVRGFASLLERDATFETRAPLRPERARRAAFGAAETVGVVTAEDRQRALERAGDQLGADATAVSASLYADREAEQVLTAFDPRWTPAELLEQYDLSLAQTALFDATEVRVRSSDPRTLVSVVKRLGLLYEVTKVDGEWELHVTGPDALFASTRRYGTRFARLLRSVATTGQWHLAATIDDDGTERRLELSDADLTVPGVEPVTDPSYDSEVEADFATRFASLSLPWELTREPEPLEAGASVAIPDFALDYRHGDFRVYFEIMGFWTPEYVRKKLAQFDAIEDVELLVAFDESLGVGEEIEARDHRAIPYSGRVRVKAVRAALRQYEAELVNEAAATLPAELEPDADVITLASLAAEHGVSESAIEQVAFPAHERVGRTLVRPRVLDALGDAIEAGMDLDDAEGVLEEYGIDDASAVLSRLGYRVEWEGLGGGTLQMTE; translated from the coding sequence GTGCTGAGAAAAGACCTGCTGCGGGTCTCTCGGGCTGGCGGCGACTATCAGCCCCAGTTCGTCGACGGGGACCATCGCGACCTCGCTGCCCGGACGATCGGCGTCTTCCAGGGCCACGTCGGCGAACACCGCCGCACCCTCGAGGCGGCACTGTCCGACCTAGAGCGGGCGGCACCGGACTTCAAACTCGTCCGCGGGTTCGCGTCGCTGCTCGAACGGGATGCGACCTTCGAGACGCGGGCGCCACTCCGGCCCGAGCGTGCTCGGCGTGCGGCCTTCGGCGCTGCCGAGACGGTAGGGGTCGTCACGGCCGAGGACCGTCAGCGGGCGCTCGAACGGGCCGGCGATCAACTCGGCGCGGACGCCACGGCCGTCTCGGCATCGTTGTACGCCGACCGGGAGGCCGAACAGGTCCTGACGGCGTTCGATCCACGCTGGACACCGGCGGAATTGCTCGAACAGTATGACCTCTCGCTGGCCCAGACGGCGCTGTTCGACGCCACTGAAGTTCGCGTCCGGTCGAGTGATCCCCGGACATTGGTCTCGGTAGTCAAGCGGCTCGGATTGCTCTATGAAGTCACCAAAGTCGACGGCGAATGGGAATTGCACGTCACGGGACCGGACGCGCTGTTCGCATCTACCCGGCGGTACGGAACCCGCTTCGCCCGCCTGCTTCGGAGCGTGGCGACGACCGGGCAGTGGCACCTCGCGGCGACGATCGACGACGACGGCACTGAACGGCGGCTGGAACTGTCCGACGCTGATCTGACGGTCCCGGGTGTCGAACCCGTCACGGACCCGAGTTACGACAGCGAGGTCGAGGCCGACTTCGCGACCCGGTTTGCGTCGCTGTCGCTCCCCTGGGAACTCACGCGCGAGCCGGAACCGCTGGAAGCCGGTGCGAGCGTCGCTATCCCCGATTTCGCTCTCGACTACCGCCACGGCGACTTCCGGGTCTACTTCGAGATCATGGGCTTTTGGACGCCCGAGTACGTCCGGAAGAAACTCGCACAGTTCGACGCGATCGAGGACGTGGAGTTGCTCGTCGCCTTCGACGAAAGCCTGGGCGTCGGTGAAGAGATCGAGGCGCGCGATCACCGGGCGATCCCGTACTCCGGGCGGGTCAGAGTCAAGGCCGTCCGGGCGGCGCTCAGGCAATACGAGGCCGAGCTAGTCAACGAAGCGGCGGCCACGCTGCCCGCCGAACTCGAACCCGACGCGGATGTGATCACGCTCGCGTCGCTGGCCGCCGAGCACGGCGTCAGCGAGAGCGCCATCGAACAGGTGGCGTTCCCCGCCCACGAGCGGGTCGGGCGCACGCTCGTCCGCCCTCGCGTGCTGGATGCGCTGGGAGATGCGATCGAGGCCGGGATGGACCTCGACGATGCGGAAGGGGTCCTCGAGGAGTACGGGATCGACGACGCTAGTGCCGTGCTCTCGCGGCTGGGATACCGCGTCGAGTGGGAGGGGCTGGGCGGCGGGACACTCCAAATGACAGAGTGA
- a CDS encoding DUF7122 family protein, with amino-acid sequence MTDPDGNGRDSGDDTQGGGAGAPENDSGRFDRLPATESQREVPGRPTREAVLDFWAERFGVPPETFDEHSFWERGSGKIWAFQGDLPSPVEIEALGMAFLRTRQEHWKPTLEAVQRFGGHAEKNVIHLSREQARTFLAGEDQEPEWDGDWGYLIVTHDLAGEREPLGVGLYVYDELRSQVPKGRRRELRS; translated from the coding sequence ATGACCGACCCGGACGGGAACGGCAGGGATAGCGGAGACGACACGCAGGGGGGCGGTGCGGGCGCTCCCGAAAACGATAGCGGACGGTTCGATCGACTGCCGGCGACCGAGAGCCAACGCGAGGTCCCGGGACGGCCGACTCGGGAGGCAGTCCTCGATTTCTGGGCGGAGCGGTTCGGTGTCCCGCCGGAGACGTTCGACGAGCACTCCTTCTGGGAGCGTGGCTCGGGGAAGATCTGGGCATTCCAGGGAGATCTCCCGTCGCCCGTCGAGATCGAAGCGCTCGGGATGGCGTTCCTGCGGACGCGACAGGAACACTGGAAGCCGACCCTGGAGGCCGTCCAGCGCTTTGGCGGTCACGCCGAGAAGAACGTGATCCACCTCTCTCGCGAGCAAGCCCGGACGTTCCTCGCCGGCGAGGACCAAGAGCCCGAGTGGGACGGCGACTGGGGCTACCTGATCGTCACGCACGACCTCGCCGGCGAACGGGAACCGCTCGGCGTCGGGCTGTACGTCTACGACGAACTCCGCTCGCAAGTGCCCAAGGGGCGGCGACGTGAGCTCCGAAGTTGA
- a CDS encoding RsmB/NOP family class I SAM-dependent RNA methyltransferase, protein MDVLRRYEPIVEDFEAFRAACERPLPSVVRVNTLKTTVERARDALDDEEIAYEPTDWHEGLFELPAGDPGSNWPYVQGWLHGQEEVSALPARVLDPRSGERVWDAAAAPGSKTTQLAALMDDEGLLVATDNNLGRLSALRSNAERLGVTNVAVTNEDARNHSLKPFDGEPYDRVLVDVPCSCEGTIRKNPDALEQWTFEHVQGVAGVQKGILRRAVEVTCEGGTIVYSTCTFAPEENEAVLDDALDGLPCRLLDVDLPLESRPGVTEWEGESYDPSVRKARRIYPHFNDTGGFFVAKLEVTG, encoded by the coding sequence ATGGACGTACTGCGGCGTTACGAGCCGATCGTCGAGGACTTCGAGGCATTCCGGGCGGCCTGTGAGCGGCCGCTCCCCTCGGTCGTCAGGGTGAATACGCTGAAGACGACCGTCGAGCGGGCACGGGACGCGCTCGATGACGAGGAAATCGCCTACGAACCCACAGACTGGCACGAGGGGTTGTTCGAACTCCCGGCGGGCGATCCCGGCTCGAACTGGCCGTACGTACAGGGCTGGCTCCACGGCCAAGAGGAAGTCTCGGCGCTGCCGGCGCGCGTGCTCGATCCTCGATCCGGCGAGCGTGTCTGGGACGCCGCTGCTGCGCCGGGCAGCAAGACGACCCAACTCGCCGCGCTGATGGACGACGAGGGCCTGCTCGTCGCCACGGACAACAATCTGGGTCGGCTCTCGGCGCTCCGGTCGAACGCCGAGCGCCTGGGGGTGACGAACGTCGCTGTCACGAACGAGGACGCCCGCAACCACTCGCTGAAACCGTTCGACGGCGAGCCCTACGACCGGGTGCTGGTGGACGTCCCCTGCTCGTGTGAGGGGACGATCCGGAAGAACCCCGATGCCCTCGAACAGTGGACGTTCGAGCACGTGCAGGGAGTCGCCGGCGTCCAGAAGGGGATCCTCCGGCGGGCAGTAGAGGTAACCTGCGAGGGCGGGACGATCGTCTATTCGACGTGTACGTTCGCCCCCGAGGAGAACGAGGCCGTCTTAGACGACGCCCTGGATGGACTCCCCTGCCGGCTTCTCGACGTTGATCTGCCCCTGGAGTCTCGTCCCGGCGTCACCGAGTGGGAGGGTGAATCCTACGACCCGAGTGTCCGGAAAGCCCGGCGGATCTATCCGCATTTCAACGATACGGGCGGGTTCTTCGTCGCGAAACTGGAGGTGACTGGATGA
- a CDS encoding proteasome assembly chaperone family protein: MAHVAVHEELALEEPVLIEGFPGIGLVGKIAVDHVVSELEMTHYATCHCEGLPEVAVYHEGEAAITGAVRIYADEQRDLLALQSDVPVSPRAAGEFASCVSGWLEEEGALPVYLSGIPADPDGERVLYGVATGEAESLLGAHDIDPPAERGAISGPTGALMYEASRRDLDCLGLIVEAASQFPDPAAAKVLLDEGIKKFARIDVGTDTLLEQAEEIRTARKQLARQMQQAQEESSRAEPVGMYQ, from the coding sequence ATGGCACACGTTGCCGTCCACGAGGAGCTCGCTCTCGAGGAACCGGTGTTGATCGAGGGCTTTCCCGGTATCGGCCTCGTCGGGAAGATCGCCGTCGATCACGTCGTCTCGGAGCTCGAGATGACCCACTACGCGACCTGTCACTGTGAGGGGCTGCCGGAAGTCGCGGTCTACCACGAGGGCGAGGCCGCTATTACCGGCGCAGTCAGGATCTACGCAGACGAACAGCGGGACCTGCTTGCACTCCAGAGTGACGTACCGGTCTCGCCGCGGGCGGCCGGCGAGTTCGCAAGCTGTGTCAGTGGTTGGCTCGAAGAGGAAGGGGCCCTTCCCGTCTACCTCAGCGGGATCCCGGCTGATCCTGACGGGGAACGAGTGCTGTACGGCGTCGCGACGGGTGAAGCAGAGTCGCTTCTCGGAGCCCATGACATCGATCCGCCGGCCGAACGCGGCGCGATCAGCGGCCCGACCGGCGCGCTCATGTACGAGGCCAGTCGCCGTGATCTGGACTGTCTGGGACTTATCGTCGAGGCGGCCTCGCAGTTCCCTGATCCCGCCGCCGCGAAAGTCCTCCTCGATGAGGGAATCAAGAAGTTCGCCCGGATAGATGTCGGGACTGACACGCTTCTCGAACAGGCCGAGGAAATCCGGACGGCCCGGAAGCAACTCGCCAGACAGATGCAACAGGCACAGGAGGAGAGTTCCCGGGCAGAACCCGTCGGGATGTACCAATAA
- a CDS encoding LysE family translocator: MVVAGVVATGLAGVVFGLALAAPPGPMNAVIAEESVIRGFRSGVIAGCGAMVADATFLALAALGVVSIVRDVTALQGTMVAVGGLLMLYFAIDAVREIDQTFTDFDDEPPGSDARGFKRAFLLALTNPYQIVFWLTVGVGLLTPGTVDVFSQVPYVGDALAGLLVVHTGDPALIVGLFGGIVVWIVGFPATLVGAGRRIDRFASAVAAISALFLAGFGVVFLADALGTFGVL, encoded by the coding sequence ATGGTAGTCGCCGGAGTGGTCGCGACCGGGCTGGCAGGCGTCGTCTTCGGGCTGGCGCTTGCGGCCCCACCGGGACCGATGAACGCCGTCATCGCCGAGGAGAGCGTCATCCGTGGATTTCGGTCGGGCGTCATTGCCGGCTGTGGCGCGATGGTCGCCGACGCGACGTTTTTGGCGCTCGCTGCGCTGGGCGTCGTCTCGATCGTCCGTGACGTGACGGCCCTCCAAGGCACAATGGTGGCCGTCGGCGGTCTCCTGATGTTGTACTTCGCCATCGACGCCGTTCGGGAAATCGATCAGACGTTTACCGATTTCGACGACGAGCCACCGGGATCAGACGCCCGCGGGTTCAAACGGGCGTTCCTGCTGGCGCTGACCAACCCCTATCAGATCGTCTTCTGGCTGACCGTCGGCGTCGGTCTGCTGACGCCCGGCACTGTCGATGTTTTCTCGCAAGTACCCTACGTCGGTGACGCACTCGCCGGGTTGCTGGTCGTCCATACAGGCGACCCGGCGCTGATCGTCGGGCTGTTCGGCGGTATCGTCGTCTGGATCGTCGGGTTCCCGGCGACACTCGTCGGGGCCGGCCGTCGGATCGATCGGTTTGCGTCCGCTGTGGCGGCGATCAGCGCACTCTTCCTGGCGGGGTTCGGCGTAGTCTTCCTGGCGGATGCCCTCGGTACGTTCGGCGTGTTGTGA
- a CDS encoding HD domain-containing protein → MGVEIRESPVSDADVEEMKRFVHDYLEASVENEQAGGRMRWYPWHSAEYRYNHILNVVELAADIARKEGADVQVTRVAALFHDIAKLEAEQDEHAEAGARIAKEFLTTHGDYPGSFVEQVVEAIRDHSYQGDLMDLPLETRCLIEADVLDKVGSNGVALLLLRMGYESRSHTDAAEMVERVVDRGEDARERIESDAAESHLHRRLKRVRWFKEWLEEEVAAIEPETDAEN, encoded by the coding sequence GTGGGTGTTGAAATCCGGGAGTCACCCGTCTCGGATGCGGACGTCGAGGAGATGAAGCGGTTCGTCCACGATTATCTCGAAGCCAGCGTCGAGAACGAGCAGGCGGGCGGCCGGATGCGGTGGTACCCCTGGCACTCCGCAGAGTACCGGTACAATCACATCCTCAACGTGGTCGAACTCGCGGCAGACATCGCCCGGAAAGAGGGCGCCGACGTCCAGGTCACCCGTGTCGCGGCCCTCTTTCACGATATTGCGAAACTCGAAGCCGAACAGGACGAGCACGCCGAGGCGGGCGCTCGCATCGCCAAGGAGTTCCTCACGACACATGGGGACTATCCGGGATCGTTCGTCGAGCAGGTCGTCGAAGCAATCCGGGATCACTCCTACCAGGGCGACCTGATGGACCTGCCCCTAGAGACGCGCTGTCTCATCGAGGCTGATGTCCTCGATAAGGTCGGGTCCAACGGGGTCGCACTCTTGCTGTTGCGGATGGGCTATGAGTCCCGGAGCCACACTGACGCTGCCGAGATGGTCGAACGGGTCGTCGATCGCGGCGAGGACGCCCGTGAGCGCATCGAGAGCGACGCCGCCGAGAGTCACCTCCACCGACGACTCAAGCGCGTCCGGTGGTTCAAGGAATGGCTAGAGGAGGAAGTCGCCGCCATCGAACCCGAAACGGACGCCGAAAACTGA
- a CDS encoding GNAT family N-acetyltransferase: protein MEIRTATPSDKPAIRDVARRSLQSSYSLSPQTITSGIEEWYGEQQLDASLESTDRRLLVAESNDQVVAFSESTLTADRPWVTGEEDQGRDALMLWLHVDPEHRGEGVGTTLFDETIDRLRESGATTVQGRVLANNQAGTDFFEAHGFERVGRTEIEIGGRTHVEYRYVAEPTGLEPLESGSQTVYVDHDESEGGSEAPFHIVYTDPDRENRYGYYCDNCGQLANAMDAMGRIECDDCGNRRKPTRWDAAYL from the coding sequence ATGGAGATACGCACTGCGACACCGAGTGACAAACCAGCGATCCGGGACGTCGCCAGACGCTCGCTCCAGTCGTCGTATTCACTGAGTCCTCAAACGATCACCAGCGGGATCGAAGAGTGGTACGGGGAGCAACAGCTCGATGCGAGTCTCGAGTCCACCGATCGGAGACTGCTCGTCGCCGAATCCAACGACCAAGTCGTCGCGTTTTCCGAGAGTACGCTGACGGCCGATCGGCCGTGGGTCACCGGTGAGGAGGATCAGGGGCGGGACGCTCTCATGCTGTGGCTACACGTCGATCCCGAACACCGTGGCGAGGGGGTCGGGACGACGCTGTTCGACGAGACGATCGATCGGCTCCGCGAATCGGGTGCGACGACCGTCCAGGGACGAGTTCTCGCGAACAACCAGGCTGGGACTGACTTCTTCGAGGCCCACGGTTTCGAACGCGTCGGTCGAACCGAGATCGAGATCGGCGGCCGGACTCACGTCGAGTACCGCTACGTCGCCGAGCCGACGGGACTGGAACCGCTCGAATCGGGTTCCCAGACCGTTTACGTCGATCACGACGAGTCCGAAGGTGGATCGGAAGCCCCGTTCCACATCGTCTACACCGATCCAGACCGGGAGAACCGCTATGGCTACTACTGTGACAACTGCGGACAGCTTGCTAACGCGATGGACGCGATGGGCCGTATCGAGTGTGACGATTGTGGAAACCGACGGAAACCGACTCGCTGGGACGCCGCGTATCTCTGA
- a CDS encoding Gfo/Idh/MocA family protein gives MRFGIISTAGIARKTLIPAIERSPHEVTAIASRHGDRATAVAEDLDIPNAYGSYETMFEDAPIDAVYNPLPNGLHAEWSKRAADAGLDVLCEKPIAEDADQAAEMFEYCADRDVTLMEAFMYRFHPRTERAAEIVQNELGEVRGGSATFTFRLDDLEDIRLDPDLAGGSLMDLGCYTVSAMRLFLGEPERVYARSVDTRDSGVDTQLTSVLEFESGATARMHCGFDTPFVESYRVETEDGWLEAENVFGADPDQTVSIEYGTDGRRTTEEFDPVDPYQREVEHFADAVEAGETPRIDDVESLRNMAVIDALYESAELGEVVTVESY, from the coding sequence ATGCGATTTGGCATCATTAGCACGGCCGGCATCGCCCGTAAGACGCTCATCCCGGCGATCGAACGAAGTCCACACGAGGTGACAGCCATCGCCTCCCGGCACGGCGATCGTGCTACAGCGGTCGCGGAGGACCTCGACATCCCGAATGCCTACGGCAGCTACGAAACCATGTTCGAGGACGCACCGATCGACGCCGTCTACAATCCGCTCCCGAACGGTCTCCATGCGGAGTGGTCGAAACGGGCAGCTGACGCCGGCTTGGACGTTCTCTGTGAGAAACCGATCGCCGAGGACGCCGACCAGGCGGCAGAGATGTTCGAGTACTGTGCCGACCGAGACGTGACGCTGATGGAGGCGTTCATGTATCGCTTCCACCCGCGAACCGAACGGGCGGCCGAGATCGTTCAGAACGAACTCGGGGAGGTCCGGGGTGGTTCCGCGACGTTCACCTTCCGGCTCGATGACCTCGAGGACATCCGTCTCGATCCCGATCTCGCCGGCGGCTCCCTGATGGATCTGGGCTGTTACACTGTCAGTGCGATGCGATTGTTCCTCGGTGAGCCCGAGCGAGTCTACGCTCGGAGTGTCGACACCCGCGATAGCGGCGTGGACACGCAGTTAACCAGCGTACTGGAGTTCGAGTCGGGCGCGACAGCACGGATGCACTGCGGGTTCGACACCCCCTTTGTCGAGTCCTACCGGGTCGAGACCGAAGACGGGTGGCTCGAAGCCGAGAACGTCTTCGGAGCCGACCCCGACCAGACCGTCTCTATCGAGTACGGGACCGATGGCCGACGGACGACCGAAGAATTCGACCCGGTCGACCCCTATCAGCGAGAGGTTGAACACTTCGCCGATGCCGTCGAGGCTGGCGAGACTCCCCGGATCGACGATGTGGAGTCCCTCCGGAACATGGCTGTCATCGACGCCCTCTATGAGAGCGCCGAGTTGGGCGAAGTTGTGACCGTCGAATCATATTAA
- a CDS encoding DUF429 domain-containing protein — MTVKARFIRHCRTCGVRDETISSECSSTFRSDSVRIKSESATWTKAYIGPRQQSTVFLTPIREAVYANNIETGKQRHREAEADFSIQNQAWNLVRRTTAFNRP; from the coding sequence GTGACTGTGAAAGCACGTTTTATCCGACACTGTAGAACCTGTGGCGTGAGAGACGAGACGATATCAAGCGAATGCTCGTCGACATTCCGATCGGACTCTGTGAGGATAAAAAGCGAATCTGCGACGTGGACAAAAGCATACATCGGCCCACGACAACAAAGTACTGTCTTTTTGACCCCAATTCGGGAGGCAGTCTACGCAAACAACATTGAGACGGGAAAGCAGCGTCACCGAGAAGCAGAAGCTGACTTCAGTATCCAAAATCAGGCGTGGAATCTCGTTCGTCGAACGACGGCGTTCAATCGGCCGTGA